In the genome of Dermatobacter hominis, the window CACCATCGCCGGCTGCACGCACACCGACGCGCACCCCGTCGACACCGCGATCGCGGCCTGGTCGAGCACCTCGGCGACCGTGGCCTCGGGCCGCAGCAGCGTGTGGTCGATCCGTGCGGCGAGCGCCCGCCGGTCGATCCCGGAGCGGGCCGGCGCGGCGGCGTCGTGGTCGGGCACGGCACGGAGCGTACCGGCCCACCCCCGATGTCCGATCGGACACCATCCTGAGCCCCGTTCGGTCGCAGGGGTGGCGCGAGCGGCGACGAGGAGGCGCGGGATGGCATGAGAAATCCCCCGTTAGGGCGTTGTACCCAGGGGCGGGGGTTCGTAGTGTGACCCCACGGAGGCGGGGTCATCGACCCTGAGGGGAACTTCCGAAGGGCGATCCAGGGGGCGATGACCGTGTCGAACGGGGCGAGCGCGCGTCTGTCGAGGAGCGTGTACCTCGATGCGCTGAGGGCGGTCGCGCTCGTCCGCGTGATCGTCTTCCACGCCAGCGGCTCGTGGATGGTCACCGCCTTCACCGCGATGCCCCTCATGTTCTTCATCGCCGGCACCCTGTACGCCGCGTCGCTGGACCGTCGGCCCGCCCCGTCGGTCGTCCGGGACCGGTACCGCCGGATCATGCTCCCGTACTGGCTCTACCTGGCCGGGATGCTCGCGCTGTGGGGCGCCATGGGCGTGCTCGGCGAGATCACGCCGGCCAACTGGGTCGGGTTCCTCTTCCCCGTCGTGTCGATGGGCGGACCGGTGGGCCCGGGAGCCGACACCGCGCTGCACCTCACCTGGTTCGCCCTCTGGTACATCCAGATGCACCTCGTGCTGTCGCTGATCGGCGGCCCGCTGCGGCGCTGGCAGCGGGAGCGGCCGCGCGCGCTGTGGGGCAGCCTGGCCGCGATCTTCCTCGTCGGGGCGCTCGGGGCGCCGGGGCTGTCGATCGCCGTGTTCTACGCAGCGTGCTGGATCGTCGGGTACGCCCACCACGACGGGAAGGTCGAGGCCTGGATCCGGCCCCGCTGGGGCCGCGCCTGCCTGGTCCTCGGCCCCGTCGGCGCCATCGCGTTCTTCGGCTTCCACTCCCGGGCGGTCGTCGTCGCCGCCTTCGGCGTCGCCTTCCTCGGCGTGTTCTGGCTGGCGCTCGCCCTGGGCCTGCAGCCCCGCATCGAGCCGTGGCTCGAGGGGCGGGCCCAGCGATCGGTCACGACCTGGTTCAGCCAGCGCTCGCTCACGATCTACCTCTGGCACGGCGTCGCGCTGTGGATCATGGTCGAGGTCGACCTGCCGGGCGCCCTGGCCACCCGGCTCGCCGGCTGCGCCGTCCTGCTCGTCGTGGCGGTCGTGGCCTTCGGCTGGATCGAGGACGTCGCCGCCAAGCGGCCGATGCAGCTCTGGCCGCGGCTCCCGTCGTCGAGGGCCGCCCAGCTGGCGTCCGACCTGCAGGACCAGCGCGTGATCGACCTGCGCGACGCCAGGTCCGCCGCCGGTCGGCCGCGGGCCGTGGCCGACGTGCGGGAGGCCGACGCCGACGACCTCCGCGACCACACGATCATCGACCTGCGCGCGGCCCGCCGTTCGGCACGGGCGGCGGGCGGCGGCACCGGCGCCGACGGCGCCCGCTGAGCTGCGAAACACGGCGAACGGCGCCGATCCGGCGCCGCGTCGAGCGGTCGCCCAGGTCGCTTCAGGCGGAGAGGATCTCGCGGGCCAGGACCGACAGGTCCGTCTCGGGCCTCGGGCCCATGTGCGAGATCACCTCGGCGGCCGCCAGCGAGCCGAGCGCACCGCACGTCGCCAGGTCCATCTTGTGGCTGAAGCCGTAGAGGAAGCCCGACGCGTACAGGTCGCCGGCACCCGTGGTGTCGACCAGCTGCTCGACCGGGTGGGCCGGCACCTCGACCAGGGCGTCCTCGGTCACGATCACCGACCCCTTCTCGGACCGGGTCAGCGCCGCGACCGCACCGTGGCGGCGCACGCCCTCGACGGCCGAGTCGAAGTCGCTCTGGTAGAGCGTCGTGATCTCGGCCTCGTTCGCGAAGAGGAGGTCGACGTGGTGCTCGACGAGGTCGAGGAACGCGTCCCTGTGGCGCTCCACGCAGAAGCTGTCGGAGAGGGTGATCGACACCGTGCGGCCGGCGTCGTGGGCGATCCGGGCGGCGCGGCGGAACGCCTCCTGCGCCTCGGGCGGGTCGAACAGGTAGCCCTCGAGGTAGAGGACCGTGGCCGAGGCGACGGCCGCCTCGTCGACGTCGTCGGGACCGAAGTGCACCGACGCCCCGAGGTAGGTGTTCATCGTCCGCTGCGCGTCGGGCGTCACGAGGATCAGGCAGCAGCCGGTCGAGGGCCCGGCGGTGGCCCTGGCGGTCGAGTAGCGGACGCCCGTGGCGGCCAGGTCGTGGGCGAACACCGCACCGAGCTGGTCGTCGCGGACCTTGCCCAGGTACTGGGCGGTCCCGCCGAGCGACGCCAGGCCGGCCATCGTGTTGGCCGCCGACCCGCCCGAGACCTCGACGCCCGGGCCCATGCGCTCGTAGAGCAGCTCGACCCGCTCCGACTCGATGAGGTTCATGGAGCCCTTGACGAGGCCCAGCTCGGCGACGAGCTCGTCGGAGCCATGGCTGAGCACGTCGACGAGCGCGTTGCCGATGCCGACGACGTCGAGCTCGCCGGGGTTGACGTCGATCGTGGGGGCGTTGGTCGCAGGCACGGGGTCGAACGTTAGCGGTCGGGGTCGCACGGGAGCCCGGGCGCCGTGGGAGCGGTGCGGGCCCGGCCGGTACGCTCCGGCCCGTGACCCAGGCCGACGTGCGCCCCGACGGGACCGCACCCCTGCTGCCGCCGGACGGCGCGCCCGCCGGTGACGACCTCGCCGGGGCCGAGCGCCGCCTCGCCGAGGTCCTCCGTGGGATCGGTCCGGTCGTCGTGGCCTTCTCCGGCGGGGTCGACTCCGCGCTGCTGGCGCACGCCGCGCTGCTGGCCCTCGGACCCGACCGCGTGGTGGCGGTGACGGCGAGCTCCGCATCGCTCGCGACGGGCGAGCTCGAGCGCTGCCGCGACCTGGCCGCGGCATGGGGACTGCCGTGGCGTGCGGTCGACACGGACGAGATGGACGAGGCGCGCTACGTCGCCAACGGCACGGACCGCTGCGCGTGGTGCAAGGAGGCGCTGCTCGACCAGCTCGAGCCGCTCGCCGCCGGGCCGGCCGTCGCCGCGGGCGGGACCGGCCGCACGGCGCCGGCGACCGTGGTGCTGGGCGTGAACGTCGACGACCTCGGCGACCATCGCCCGGGCCAGGAGGCCGCCCGCCGTCGCGGTGCCCGCTTCCCCCTGGTCGAGGCGGGTCTGGCCAAGGCCGACGTCCGGGCGCTGGCCCGGCGCGCCGGGCTGGAGGTGTGGGACCGCCCGTCGCGGCCCTGCCTGTCGTCGCGGATCCCGTACGGCACGCCGGTGACGCTGACGACGCTGTCGCAGGTCGACCGGGCCGAGGCCGCCGTGCGCTCGCTCGGGCTGAG includes:
- a CDS encoding acyltransferase family protein, giving the protein MTVSNGASARLSRSVYLDALRAVALVRVIVFHASGSWMVTAFTAMPLMFFIAGTLYAASLDRRPAPSVVRDRYRRIMLPYWLYLAGMLALWGAMGVLGEITPANWVGFLFPVVSMGGPVGPGADTALHLTWFALWYIQMHLVLSLIGGPLRRWQRERPRALWGSLAAIFLVGALGAPGLSIAVFYAACWIVGYAHHDGKVEAWIRPRWGRACLVLGPVGAIAFFGFHSRAVVVAAFGVAFLGVFWLALALGLQPRIEPWLEGRAQRSVTTWFSQRSLTIYLWHGVALWIMVEVDLPGALATRLAGCAVLLVVAVVAFGWIEDVAAKRPMQLWPRLPSSRAAQLASDLQDQRVIDLRDARSAAGRPRAVADVREADADDLRDHTIIDLRAARRSARAAGGGTGADGAR
- a CDS encoding adenosine kinase, whose protein sequence is MPATNAPTIDVNPGELDVVGIGNALVDVLSHGSDELVAELGLVKGSMNLIESERVELLYERMGPGVEVSGGSAANTMAGLASLGGTAQYLGKVRDDQLGAVFAHDLAATGVRYSTARATAGPSTGCCLILVTPDAQRTMNTYLGASVHFGPDDVDEAAVASATVLYLEGYLFDPPEAQEAFRRAARIAHDAGRTVSITLSDSFCVERHRDAFLDLVEHHVDLLFANEAEITTLYQSDFDSAVEGVRRHGAVAALTRSEKGSVIVTEDALVEVPAHPVEQLVDTTGAGDLYASGFLYGFSHKMDLATCGALGSLAAAEVISHMGPRPETDLSVLAREILSA